A DNA window from Bacteroides cellulosilyticus contains the following coding sequences:
- a CDS encoding PAS domain-containing protein, translated as MYEWANEMNCAVTVCDTEGVILYMNEKACCTFTKHGNLIGKNLFDCHNPQSQDKIRELLETGGINAYTIEKNGVRKMIYQTAWKQDGVVGGLVEISMEIPGEMPHYVRK; from the coding sequence ATGTACGAATGGGCTAATGAAATGAACTGTGCCGTAACCGTATGTGACACAGAAGGAGTCATCCTTTATATGAATGAGAAAGCATGCTGCACGTTTACCAAACATGGCAATCTGATAGGCAAGAATCTATTTGATTGTCATAACCCGCAATCGCAGGACAAGATACGCGAACTGCTTGAAACGGGAGGTATCAATGCTTATACCATTGAGAAGAACGGAGTCAGGAAAATGATTTATCAGACGGCATGGAAACAGGATGGTGTGGTGGGAGGCCTGGTAGAGATTTCCATGGAGATACCCGGAGAGATGCCACACTATGTGAGGAAATGA
- a CDS encoding LytTR family DNA-binding domain-containing protein, protein MINKLLTLLRSPYPSLVKRWKSVIIPSLIVFLILFVLQPFGISMMGGYKFWVVLGYGVVSSLALSISTYLFPALFPRYHSEKNWTLGRELLGTLGACLLIAIGNCFYTAWVFGSFILSWKGFLISLAWVAVLAPFPIVFFLMWNRNLQLVRNLKEATEINYALAKRENTQKEKIRTRNEEQIGEGRAVEEVAEEETPMQLVFSGGTKEMLEVDAHTLFYVEAEGNYIRVAYSSADKMQQKLVRATMKQAEEAVAACPFIVRCHRAFLVNIHTVVKVDGNSQGYRLRLEGCTEEVPVSRGYAKEIKTLIEGDTEG, encoded by the coding sequence ATGATAAATAAACTGTTGACACTTTTACGAAGCCCTTATCCATCATTGGTGAAGAGATGGAAAAGCGTGATAATACCTTCACTTATAGTGTTTCTGATCCTTTTTGTGTTGCAGCCTTTTGGCATTTCTATGATGGGAGGCTATAAATTCTGGGTAGTGTTAGGTTATGGAGTGGTTTCTTCATTGGCACTGAGTATCTCCACGTATTTGTTTCCAGCTTTGTTTCCCCGTTATCATAGTGAGAAGAACTGGACATTAGGCCGCGAATTGTTAGGGACCTTGGGAGCTTGTTTGCTGATTGCGATAGGTAACTGTTTCTATACGGCTTGGGTATTTGGTTCATTCATACTGAGCTGGAAAGGATTTCTGATAAGTTTGGCTTGGGTGGCGGTTCTTGCTCCTTTCCCTATTGTCTTCTTTTTGATGTGGAATCGTAATTTGCAGCTGGTACGTAATCTGAAGGAGGCAACGGAGATTAACTACGCTCTTGCGAAAAGAGAGAATACCCAGAAGGAGAAGATTCGGACAAGGAATGAGGAACAGATAGGAGAAGGTAGGGCAGTAGAAGAAGTAGCAGAAGAAGAAACTCCTATGCAGTTGGTTTTCTCCGGCGGAACGAAAGAAATGCTGGAAGTGGATGCCCATACCTTATTTTATGTAGAAGCAGAAGGAAATTATATTAGAGTAGCTTACAGTAGTGCGGATAAGATGCAGCAAAAGCTGGTGCGGGCTACTATGAAGCAGGCGGAAGAAGCAGTTGCTGCCTGTCCGTTTATTGTCCGTTGTCATCGGGCCTTTCTGGTGAACATACACACTGTGGTAAAAGTAGATGGAAACTCACAAGGATACCGTTTGAGACTGGAAGGATGTACGGAAGAAGTTCCGGTTTCCAGAGGCTATGCAAAAGAGATAAAAACGCTGATAGAAGGGGATACGGAAGGGTAG
- the dinB gene encoding DNA polymerase IV, whose translation MMCCEGTERKIIHIDMDAFYASVEQRDNPELRGKPIAVGYAEERGVVAAASYEARRFGVRSAMPSTKAKRLCPQLIFVPGRMEVYKDVSRQIHEIFHEYTDIIEPLSLDEAFLDVTENKSGIPLAVDIAKEIKQKIQRELNLVASAGISYNKFLAKIASDYRKPDGLCTIHPDQALDFIARLPIESFWGVGPVTAKKMHSLGIHNGEQLRACSQAMLLREFGKVGSSYYDCARGIDLRPVESVRIRKSIGCEHTLEKDISQRSSVIIELYHTAVELVGRLEHKDFRGNTLTLKIKFHDFNQITRSITQSKELITLDVILPLAKQLLKEVDYEHHPIRLIGLSVSNPREETEEKGVWEQLSFEFSDWK comes from the coding sequence ATGATGTGTTGCGAAGGCACTGAACGAAAAATCATACATATAGATATGGATGCGTTTTACGCATCTGTAGAACAGCGTGACAATCCAGAGTTGCGCGGAAAACCTATTGCAGTGGGTTATGCCGAAGAACGTGGTGTAGTGGCAGCTGCCAGTTATGAGGCGCGTCGCTTTGGAGTTCGTTCGGCTATGCCATCCACGAAAGCAAAGCGGCTTTGTCCGCAACTTATCTTTGTGCCCGGACGGATGGAGGTGTATAAGGATGTTTCCCGCCAGATACATGAAATTTTTCATGAATATACGGATATCATTGAGCCGCTTTCGTTGGATGAGGCTTTCCTGGATGTGACAGAGAATAAATCCGGCATTCCATTGGCTGTGGACATTGCCAAGGAAATCAAACAGAAGATACAGAGAGAACTTAATCTTGTAGCATCCGCCGGTATATCTTATAATAAGTTCCTGGCAAAGATTGCTTCGGACTATCGCAAGCCGGATGGACTGTGTACCATCCACCCTGACCAGGCGCTGGATTTTATAGCCCGTCTTCCCATCGAGAGTTTCTGGGGCGTAGGCCCGGTGACGGCAAAGAAGATGCATTCATTAGGGATTCACAATGGAGAACAGTTGCGAGCCTGTTCACAGGCCATGTTACTGCGTGAGTTCGGAAAAGTCGGTTCATCGTATTATGATTGTGCAAGAGGTATTGATCTTCGTCCGGTGGAGTCGGTGCGTATTCGTAAATCTATCGGCTGTGAACATACATTGGAGAAAGATATCTCGCAACGTTCATCGGTTATCATCGAGTTATATCATACTGCGGTGGAACTGGTTGGGCGTCTGGAACATAAAGATTTTAGAGGAAACACACTGACGCTGAAAATCAAATTTCATGATTTCAACCAGATAACCCGTAGTATTACGCAATCCAAAGAATTAATAACTCTTGATGTGATTCTTCCCTTGGCGAAACAATTACTGAAAGAAGTGGATTATGAACACCATCCTATCCGGCTGATAGGCCTCTCTGTTTCTAATCCGCGGGAGGAGACAGAGGAGAAGGGCGTTTGGGAACAGTTGAGTTTTGAGTTTAGTGATTGGAAATGA
- a CDS encoding DUF6377 domain-containing protein, producing MKYLFSLLLLCQIIGLSAKERVDSILSVLDSEIEHREIYYQQKEKKLEDIKQQFRYVKNQQEKYNLCNRLFNEYITYQYDSAYSYAIQTEEISRQLVDKNLSAEADCNLLYCYLSTGLFKEAYDMMKSIHVGDVTDSIKSDYYQLCMRLYSDMSSYNEGTPFNADYNQKITLYCDSALLYTPENSFYHQKIEAFKFSVGDNEKKIQMYKQMLNDYDVCPHEKAIIYSMLGRMYIGMGDFEHAIYYMALSAIQDIRSATRETTAKKELASYLYGKGDVLRASKYIQIALEETNFYNARHRKMEINTILPIIEKQRLTMIEERKREVTISLAVMSLLVISLLVTLSIIYKQMKKLRTAKQSIQQQFNEISEVNGKLQESNEIKDQYIFQSLYGKSDYLDKVENLLKKQDRKLKARQFNDLQITHKEFDIKSERENMFSSFDQTFLKLFPNFLTEYNKFFRPEDQVILDEAGNLPPELRIFALIRMGVTENERIAKFLNLSINTIYVYKARVKGKTIVPKEEFEEYIMQIKKGI from the coding sequence ATGAAATACCTATTCAGCCTCTTGCTCCTCTGCCAGATTATTGGACTGTCCGCCAAAGAACGTGTGGATTCTATACTCTCTGTCCTTGATAGCGAGATAGAACACCGTGAAATCTACTACCAACAGAAAGAAAAGAAGTTAGAAGACATAAAACAGCAATTCCGATACGTCAAGAACCAGCAGGAAAAGTATAATCTCTGCAACCGTCTGTTCAATGAATACATCACTTATCAATACGATTCAGCTTACTCTTATGCCATACAAACGGAAGAAATATCACGCCAGTTAGTAGATAAGAACCTGTCGGCTGAGGCGGATTGTAACTTACTTTATTGCTATCTTTCCACCGGACTATTCAAAGAAGCATACGACATGATGAAATCCATCCATGTGGGAGATGTTACGGATTCTATCAAGTCCGATTACTATCAACTATGCATGAGATTATACTCCGACATGAGTAGTTACAATGAAGGAACGCCTTTCAATGCAGACTATAACCAGAAGATAACACTCTATTGTGATTCCGCCCTGCTCTATACTCCCGAGAATTCCTTCTATCACCAGAAGATAGAGGCTTTCAAATTCAGTGTGGGCGACAATGAGAAGAAAATACAGATGTACAAGCAAATGCTAAATGATTACGACGTTTGTCCACATGAAAAAGCAATCATCTACTCCATGCTGGGACGTATGTACATAGGGATGGGAGATTTTGAACATGCCATTTACTACATGGCACTATCAGCTATACAGGATATACGGTCGGCTACACGGGAAACGACGGCAAAGAAGGAACTGGCAAGTTATCTGTACGGAAAGGGAGACGTTCTGCGTGCCAGCAAATACATTCAGATTGCACTGGAAGAAACGAACTTCTACAATGCCCGACACCGTAAGATGGAAATAAACACTATACTCCCCATCATTGAAAAGCAGCGCCTGACAATGATAGAAGAGCGGAAAAGGGAAGTGACAATATCATTGGCAGTAATGAGCCTGCTGGTCATCTCACTTTTAGTCACCCTGTCCATCATTTATAAACAAATGAAAAAGCTGAGAACTGCTAAACAATCCATTCAGCAGCAATTCAATGAAATATCAGAAGTGAATGGAAAACTACAAGAGTCCAACGAGATCAAGGACCAATATATCTTCCAATCTCTTTATGGTAAATCCGATTATCTGGACAAAGTAGAGAATCTGCTGAAAAAACAGGATCGTAAATTGAAGGCACGCCAATTCAATGATCTGCAAATCACGCATAAGGAGTTCGATATAAAGTCTGAACGGGAGAATATGTTCTCATCCTTCGACCAGACCTTCCTGAAGCTCTTCCCGAATTTCCTGACGGAATACAATAAATTCTTCCGCCCGGAAGACCAGGTGATTCTGGATGAGGCAGGCAACTTGCCACCAGAGTTGCGCATCTTTGCCCTGATTCGTATGGGAGTGACCGAGAACGAGCGGATTGCTAAGTTCCTCAACCTATCTATTAATACTATATATGTATATAAGGCACGAGTAAAAGGAAAAACAATTGTGCCGAAAGAAGAGTTCGAAGAATACATTATGCAAATAAAGAAAGGAATTTAG
- a CDS encoding SusC/RagA family TonB-linked outer membrane protein — MKKKTKIYPWKMYFHVLLGMFFLLPALLNAQNTTIKVSGIVTDTNNEPLIGVSVAEKGTTNGAITDVDGKYSLTVRPTSTLRFSFISYKTQEVKVDGRKTINIRMEDDVQALNEVVVIGYGTLDKKELTSAVSHISSKDFLHISSLDPSMMIQGKVAGVSVTNTAAADPNNQASIQIRGISSRAAGLGPLIVIDGIPGGNLTNINPNDIASMDILKDGAASAIYGTRGSNGVIVITTKKGSRDGKFHATYNGMLTASIPLHELDQLTAEEFREYRVPNNPTSDLGGATNWIDEITRTGFTHQHTVTLSGGTSQSNYRVSVDYRNATGIDIRSSREEYGARASINHTTKNGLLDFSVNIAPRIAYRENSSWDAFKIAMDANPTTPLFDPENPNLYSDFTGQEALWNPVEELKLEQNGGETKLLDWDATVKLNLLPLLAKDGHSIHSLSTQLTFADQQSDNFDYWFRPSTSRLAMKNDYKGEASRTYSKYRQHSLEWLGNYAMELKGHRARAMVGYSYQYFQNSGLNAANKDFSSDGLLYNNLGSGEWAKEEGRNEMGTNKSDSKLIAFFGRLSYDYKNRYLMTASLRYEGSSRFGDDNKWGYFPAVSAGWRISEEAFMKDIIWIDDLKIRGDYGVTGNQDFGNYLSLSTMSSFGSYYYNGQYFTVWGAGKNPNPGLKWEKGKNWNIGVDFSLFKGILSGSVNYYNRKQQDLLGDYNVPVPPYLFSTTFVNVGTMRNTGIEVDLNIQAVKMKDFTYTVNLVGATNENKFLKFSNNEFTGQNYYDLANMESPNQPGKLQRIEEGQRLGNYYTWKYAGIDADGDWVVWNKDNTEMIKISDAKEEDKRVTGNGLPKFTASMTNTLTYKNWGLTIFLRGAFGFDLFNVHDFYWGIPSMQSNVLKKAYTKNAAIKKGKNVLTDYFIERGDYVKLDMVTLSYTFQINNKWLDSARLYVTGKNLATITGFNGVDPSTYQTNGLTPGVNLNGTEGTRRYYPSTTQVMFGVQLDF, encoded by the coding sequence ATGAAAAAGAAAACTAAGATTTATCCTTGGAAAATGTACTTTCATGTACTCCTTGGAATGTTCTTCCTGCTCCCTGCATTACTGAATGCCCAAAACACAACCATCAAAGTATCGGGAATAGTGACGGACACTAACAATGAACCTCTGATCGGTGTATCTGTTGCAGAAAAAGGAACCACCAACGGAGCCATAACCGATGTCGACGGTAAATATTCGCTGACCGTCCGCCCCACAAGTACCCTACGCTTCTCCTTCATCAGCTACAAAACGCAGGAAGTGAAAGTAGACGGGCGTAAGACTATCAATATTCGTATGGAAGACGATGTACAAGCTCTGAACGAAGTAGTCGTTATCGGATACGGAACGCTGGATAAGAAAGAACTTACCTCTGCCGTATCACACATCTCCAGCAAGGACTTTCTCCATATCAGCAGTCTGGACCCTTCCATGATGATACAGGGAAAAGTGGCCGGTGTATCCGTAACCAACACAGCTGCCGCCGACCCTAACAACCAGGCAAGTATCCAGATTCGCGGCATTTCCTCACGTGCTGCCGGATTGGGCCCGCTGATCGTAATCGACGGCATTCCCGGCGGCAACCTGACCAATATCAATCCCAACGATATCGCCTCCATGGATATTCTAAAAGACGGTGCAGCCTCCGCCATCTACGGTACACGGGGTAGCAACGGCGTAATCGTCATCACCACCAAGAAGGGATCACGCGACGGTAAATTCCATGCCACCTATAATGGTATGCTGACCGCCAGTATTCCTCTGCATGAACTCGACCAACTGACTGCCGAAGAGTTCCGCGAATACCGTGTTCCCAACAATCCGACCAGTGACCTGGGTGGAGCTACCAACTGGATTGACGAGATTACCCGCACCGGTTTCACCCATCAGCACACCGTCACACTGTCAGGAGGTACCAGCCAGAGTAATTACCGTGTCAGTGTGGATTACCGCAATGCGACCGGTATCGATATACGTTCCAGTCGCGAAGAGTATGGTGCACGCGCCTCTATCAACCATACCACAAAAAACGGGCTGTTAGATTTCTCCGTAAATATCGCACCGCGTATCGCTTACCGTGAAAATTCCTCCTGGGATGCCTTCAAGATAGCTATGGACGCCAACCCCACTACCCCACTGTTTGATCCGGAAAACCCGAATCTTTACTCTGACTTCACCGGACAGGAAGCCTTATGGAATCCTGTAGAAGAACTGAAGCTGGAACAAAACGGTGGTGAAACCAAACTATTGGATTGGGATGCCACTGTAAAGCTAAACTTACTTCCTCTACTCGCCAAAGACGGTCATTCCATTCATTCCCTCAGTACGCAACTGACTTTTGCCGACCAGCAATCGGATAATTTCGACTACTGGTTCCGTCCTTCCACAAGCCGCCTGGCAATGAAGAACGACTATAAAGGAGAAGCCAGCCGCACTTACAGCAAATACCGCCAGCATAGTCTTGAATGGCTGGGCAACTACGCTATGGAATTGAAGGGACACCGTGCCCGCGCCATGGTAGGCTACTCGTATCAATACTTCCAGAATTCAGGTCTGAATGCCGCCAATAAAGATTTCTCTTCCGACGGGCTTCTGTACAACAACCTCGGTTCCGGTGAATGGGCCAAGGAAGAAGGACGCAACGAAATGGGCACCAACAAAAGCGACTCCAAACTGATTGCTTTCTTCGGCCGCCTGAGTTATGACTACAAGAACCGCTACCTGATGACCGCTTCTCTGAGATACGAAGGTTCCTCCCGTTTCGGAGATGACAATAAATGGGGTTACTTCCCCGCCGTATCTGCCGGCTGGCGTATCAGTGAAGAGGCTTTCATGAAAGACATCATATGGATTGACGACTTGAAAATACGTGGTGACTACGGTGTAACCGGTAATCAGGATTTCGGCAATTACCTGTCCTTGTCTACCATGAGCAGTTTCGGCAGTTACTACTACAACGGCCAATACTTCACCGTATGGGGTGCAGGTAAGAATCCTAATCCGGGACTGAAGTGGGAAAAAGGTAAAAACTGGAACATCGGCGTGGACTTCAGTCTGTTTAAAGGAATATTGAGCGGTTCGGTCAATTACTACAACCGTAAGCAACAAGATTTGCTGGGCGACTACAATGTGCCCGTTCCTCCCTACTTGTTCTCTACCACTTTTGTCAATGTAGGTACCATGCGCAACACCGGTATCGAAGTCGACCTGAATATTCAGGCCGTGAAGATGAAAGATTTCACCTATACCGTCAATCTGGTAGGCGCCACCAATGAGAACAAGTTCCTCAAGTTCTCCAACAACGAGTTCACCGGACAGAATTATTACGACCTGGCGAATATGGAAAGCCCGAATCAACCGGGCAAGTTGCAACGTATAGAAGAAGGACAACGCCTGGGTAATTATTACACCTGGAAGTATGCCGGTATCGATGCCGATGGCGACTGGGTAGTATGGAACAAAGACAATACGGAGATGATTAAAATATCCGATGCCAAAGAAGAAGACAAGCGGGTAACCGGTAACGGACTTCCCAAATTCACAGCCTCCATGACCAATACCTTGACGTATAAGAACTGGGGATTAACCATCTTCCTTCGCGGTGCTTTCGGCTTCGACCTCTTCAATGTACACGACTTCTACTGGGGCATTCCCAGTATGCAAAGCAATGTGCTGAAAAAAGCATATACCAAGAATGCGGCCATTAAGAAAGGTAAGAATGTGCTGACCGACTATTTCATAGAACGCGGCGACTATGTGAAGCTCGATATGGTAACCCTGAGCTACACTTTCCAAATCAACAACAAGTGGCTGGACAGTGCCCGCCTCTACGTCACCGGAAAGAATCTTGCTACCATTACAGGTTTCAATGGCGTAGATCCTTCGACTTACCAGACCAACGGATTGACTCCGGGTGTGAACCTGAACGGTACGGAAGGTACCCGCCGGTACTATCCTTCCACTACACAGGTCATGTTCGGTGTCCAATTAGACTTCTAA
- a CDS encoding heparinase II/III-family protein — protein MKKNTLFRIFLSFCLLVVAGVSAHAYTERNLLQKAAGSEEQLKEVLVMNQKWVPYPAYTDRAGWDALLGTNKENLIRAGEKMLNYGWKVIRATDYLEYERSGERNIMQNPYEANRKAINVLMLAELAEGKGRFIDQLINGAFYSCEMTSWVLSAHLVRQSTKRSLPDYREQVIDLGSGNFGSMLSWVYYFFHDSFDKIDPVISQRLRHTLQERILDPYMNNDREWWMAFQWKPGMIINNWNPWCNSNVLQCYLLLENDRDRLAKAVWRSMQSVDKFINFVKADGACEEGPSYWGHAAGKMYDYLQILSDGTAGKVSLFNEPMIRRMGEYISRTYVGNGWVVNFADASAKGGGDAQLIYRYGRAVGSEEMMQFAAYLLDGKRPSVPLGNDTFRSLQSILWNGELEKTTAAHTIPACTWYPETEFCYLTNKSGWFLATKGGFNNESHNHNDVGTFSLYVNTIPVLIDAGVGTYTRQTFSNERYTIWTMQSNYHNLPMINGVPQSFGQNYKATDVVCQPKKRFFSANIATAYPEEAEVNNWTRAYSLGDKQLTITDNFSLKSAKEPNQVNFLTWGKVDISVPGKVTIDVQGQKVTLEYPGEFIATVETINLPDTRLSNVWGTEIYRIALKDKDARLTGKYKFVIK, from the coding sequence ATGAAGAAGAACACGCTTTTCCGTATTTTCCTTTCTTTCTGCCTGCTTGTTGTAGCAGGTGTCTCTGCACATGCATATACTGAACGGAATCTTTTGCAAAAAGCTGCCGGTAGTGAAGAACAACTGAAAGAGGTATTGGTGATGAATCAGAAATGGGTACCTTATCCTGCTTATACCGACCGTGCCGGTTGGGATGCTTTGCTGGGTACCAATAAAGAAAATCTGATTCGTGCCGGAGAGAAAATGCTTAATTACGGATGGAAAGTAATCCGCGCCACCGATTATCTGGAATATGAACGTAGCGGCGAACGGAACATTATGCAAAATCCCTATGAGGCCAACCGGAAAGCAATCAACGTCCTGATGCTTGCCGAACTTGCCGAAGGAAAAGGACGGTTTATCGACCAACTGATAAATGGAGCTTTTTATAGTTGCGAGATGACTTCCTGGGTACTTTCTGCCCATCTGGTACGCCAGAGCACCAAACGCTCTTTGCCCGATTATCGCGAACAGGTGATTGATCTGGGTTCGGGAAACTTCGGTTCCATGTTGTCGTGGGTATATTACTTCTTCCATGATTCTTTCGATAAAATAGATCCTGTAATCTCTCAGCGCTTGCGTCATACTTTGCAGGAACGCATTCTCGATCCTTATATGAACAATGACCGGGAATGGTGGATGGCTTTCCAATGGAAACCGGGAATGATTATCAATAACTGGAATCCTTGGTGTAACTCCAATGTATTGCAATGCTATCTTTTATTAGAGAATGACCGTGACCGCCTGGCAAAGGCTGTTTGGCGCAGCATGCAGTCGGTAGACAAGTTCATCAATTTTGTAAAGGCTGACGGTGCTTGTGAAGAAGGACCGTCTTATTGGGGACATGCAGCCGGGAAAATGTATGACTATCTTCAGATACTTTCGGATGGAACAGCTGGAAAAGTATCTCTTTTCAATGAACCAATGATTCGCCGGATGGGAGAATATATCAGTCGTACGTATGTAGGAAACGGTTGGGTAGTGAACTTTGCGGATGCTTCTGCCAAGGGTGGAGGCGATGCACAGTTGATTTACCGTTATGGCCGTGCGGTCGGCAGTGAGGAAATGATGCAGTTTGCTGCCTATCTGTTGGATGGTAAGCGTCCTTCTGTGCCTTTGGGCAATGACACTTTCCGCTCCTTGCAGTCCATATTATGGAATGGAGAACTGGAAAAGACGACTGCTGCCCATACCATACCTGCTTGTACCTGGTATCCTGAAACGGAATTCTGCTATCTGACCAATAAGTCCGGCTGGTTCCTGGCTACGAAAGGCGGATTCAATAATGAAAGTCATAATCATAATGATGTAGGCACATTTTCATTGTATGTCAATACGATACCTGTGCTGATTGATGCGGGGGTAGGAACTTATACACGTCAGACATTCAGTAACGAACGTTATACCATCTGGACCATGCAAAGTAATTACCATAACCTGCCGATGATAAACGGAGTACCCCAGAGTTTCGGACAGAATTATAAGGCTACGGATGTTGTCTGCCAACCGAAAAAACGTTTCTTCTCAGCGAACATTGCGACTGCTTATCCGGAGGAAGCCGAGGTAAATAACTGGACACGTGCCTATTCATTGGGTGATAAGCAACTGACGATTACCGATAATTTCTCCTTGAAATCAGCGAAAGAACCTAATCAGGTGAACTTCCTTACTTGGGGAAAGGTGGATATTTCCGTGCCCGGAAAGGTGACGATAGATGTACAGGGACAGAAAGTAACTTTGGAATATCCCGGTGAATTCATAGCAACCGTTGAAACGATCAATTTGCCTGATACACGTCTTTCTAATGTTTGGGGAACGGAGATTTACCGTATTGCCTTGAAAGATAAAGATGCGCGATTAACAGGTAAGTATAAGTTTGTTATTAAATAA
- a CDS encoding YccF domain-containing protein, which produces MGCFMNLLWLVFGGIFTAIEYLVASLLMMITIIGIPFGMQTLKMASLALWPFGKTVRSGERSGGCLYILMNVLWILLGGIWICLSHLAFGVVLCITIIGIPFGLQHFKLAGLALTPFGKDIVSD; this is translated from the coding sequence ATGGGATGTTTTATGAATTTATTATGGCTGGTGTTCGGAGGTATTTTTACCGCTATAGAATATCTTGTTGCCAGTTTATTGATGATGATTACCATTATCGGTATTCCGTTCGGTATGCAAACTCTGAAAATGGCTTCACTTGCATTATGGCCTTTTGGCAAAACGGTGCGGAGCGGTGAACGTTCGGGTGGTTGTCTGTATATACTGATGAACGTGTTGTGGATACTTCTGGGCGGTATCTGGATTTGCCTTTCTCATCTGGCATTCGGTGTGGTGCTGTGCATCACCATTATTGGTATCCCCTTCGGACTACAGCATTTCAAACTGGCAGGATTGGCTTTGACGCCTTTTGGAAAAGACATTGTAAGCGACTGA